A section of the Citrobacter farmeri genome encodes:
- the frdB gene encoding fumarate reductase iron-sulfur protein yields MAEMKNLKVEVVRYNPETDTAPHSAFYEVPYDETTSLLDALGYIKDNLAPDLSYRWSCRMAICGSCGMMVNNVPKLACKTFLRDYTNGIKVEALGNFPIERDLVVDMTHFIESLEAIKPYIIGNPRTPDQGPNTQTPAQMAKYHQFSGCINCGLCYAACPQFGLNPEFIGPAAITLAHRYNEDSRDHGKKERMAQLNSPNGVWTCTFVGYCSEVCPKHVDPAAAIQQGKVESSKDFLIATLKPR; encoded by the coding sequence ATGGCTGAGATGAAAAACCTGAAAGTTGAGGTGGTGCGCTATAACCCTGAAACCGACACCGCGCCGCACAGTGCTTTCTATGAAGTGCCTTATGATGAAACAACGTCACTGCTGGACGCGTTGGGCTATATCAAAGATAACCTGGCACCGGACCTGAGCTATCGCTGGTCCTGCCGTATGGCGATCTGCGGCTCCTGCGGCATGATGGTCAATAACGTACCGAAACTGGCGTGCAAAACCTTCCTGCGTGATTACACCAACGGTATTAAGGTTGAAGCGCTGGGTAACTTCCCGATTGAGCGCGATCTGGTCGTCGATATGACACATTTTATCGAAAGTCTGGAAGCGATTAAGCCGTACATCATCGGTAATCCGCGCACGCCGGATCAGGGTCCAAACACCCAGACCCCGGCGCAGATGGCGAAGTATCACCAGTTCTCTGGTTGCATCAACTGTGGTCTGTGCTATGCCGCATGCCCGCAGTTCGGCCTGAACCCTGAGTTCATTGGACCGGCTGCGATTACCCTGGCGCATCGTTACAACGAAGACAGCCGCGACCACGGTAAGAAGGAGCGTATGGCGCAGTTGAACAGCCCGAACGGCGTATGGACCTGTACTTTCGTGGGCTACTGCTCCGAAGTTTGTCCGAAGCACGTCGAT
- the frdA gene encoding fumarate reductase (quinol) flavoprotein subunit, producing the protein MQTFQADLAIIGAGGAGLRAAIAAAQANPNAKIALISKVYPMRSHTVAAEGGSAAVAQDHDSFDYHFHDTVAGGDWLCEQDVVDYFVHHCPTEMTQLEQWGCPWSRREDGSVNVRRFGGMKIERTWFAADKTGFHMLHTLFQTSLQFPQIQRFDEHFVLDILVDDGHARGLVAMNMMEGTLMQIRANAVVMATGGAGRVYRYNTNGGIVTGDGMGMALSHGVPLRDMEFVQYHPTGLPGSGILMTEGCRGEGGILVNKNGYRYLQDYGMGPETPLGEPKNKYMELGPRDKVSQAFWHEWRKGNTISTPRGDVVYLDLRHLGEKKLLERLPFICELAKAYVGVDPVKEPIPVRPTAHYTMGGIETDQNCETRIKGLFAVGECSSVGLHGANRLGSNSLAELVVFGRLAGEQAMERASTAGTANDAALDAQVAGVEQRLKDLVNQEGNENWSKIRDEMGLSMEEGCGIYRTPELMQKTVDKLAELQERFKRVRITDTSSVFNTDLLYTIELGHGLNVAECMAHSALARKESRGAHQRLDEGCTERDDVNFLKHTLAFRDADGTTRLDYSDVKITTLPPAKRVYGAEAEAADKKEKA; encoded by the coding sequence GTGCAAACCTTTCAAGCCGATCTTGCCATTATAGGCGCCGGTGGCGCGGGATTACGTGCTGCGATTGCCGCAGCGCAGGCAAATCCTAATGCGAAAATCGCACTGATCTCAAAAGTGTACCCAATGCGCAGCCACACCGTTGCTGCCGAAGGGGGCTCAGCCGCTGTCGCCCAGGATCATGACAGCTTCGACTACCATTTTCACGATACGGTAGCGGGCGGAGACTGGCTGTGTGAACAAGATGTCGTGGATTATTTTGTCCACCATTGTCCAACCGAGATGACCCAACTGGAACAATGGGGTTGCCCGTGGAGTCGCCGCGAAGACGGTAGCGTCAACGTTCGTCGCTTCGGTGGGATGAAAATTGAGCGTACCTGGTTTGCCGCGGATAAGACCGGCTTCCATATGCTACATACTCTGTTCCAGACCTCTCTGCAGTTCCCACAGATCCAACGCTTTGACGAACACTTTGTACTGGATATCCTGGTCGATGATGGTCATGCTCGCGGCCTGGTGGCGATGAACATGATGGAAGGCACGCTGATGCAGATCCGTGCTAACGCGGTGGTAATGGCAACAGGCGGCGCAGGCCGTGTGTATCGCTATAACACCAACGGCGGCATCGTTACCGGTGACGGCATGGGCATGGCGCTGAGCCACGGCGTTCCGCTGCGTGATATGGAATTTGTTCAGTATCACCCAACCGGTCTGCCGGGTTCCGGTATCCTGATGACCGAAGGGTGTCGTGGTGAAGGCGGTATCCTGGTCAACAAAAACGGCTACCGTTATCTGCAGGATTACGGCATGGGTCCGGAAACTCCGCTGGGTGAGCCGAAAAACAAATACATGGAACTGGGTCCGCGCGACAAAGTTTCTCAGGCCTTCTGGCATGAATGGCGTAAAGGCAACACCATTTCCACACCGCGTGGCGATGTGGTTTACCTCGACCTGCGTCATCTGGGCGAGAAGAAACTGCTGGAACGTCTGCCGTTCATCTGCGAACTGGCGAAAGCTTACGTGGGCGTCGATCCGGTGAAAGAGCCGATTCCGGTTCGTCCGACCGCGCACTACACCATGGGCGGTATCGAAACCGATCAGAATTGCGAAACCCGCATCAAAGGTCTGTTTGCCGTCGGCGAATGTTCTTCTGTGGGTCTGCACGGTGCGAACCGTCTGGGTTCCAACTCCCTGGCTGAACTGGTGGTCTTTGGCCGTCTGGCGGGTGAGCAGGCGATGGAGCGCGCATCGACAGCGGGCACCGCTAACGACGCCGCTCTCGACGCACAGGTTGCGGGCGTTGAACAACGTCTGAAAGACCTGGTTAACCAGGAAGGTAATGAGAACTGGTCGAAGATTCGCGACGAAATGGGTCTCTCTATGGAAGAAGGTTGCGGTATCTACCGTACGCCGGAACTCATGCAGAAAACGGTTGATAAACTGGCCGAATTGCAGGAGCGCTTCAAGCGCGTTCGCATCACCGATACTTCCAGCGTATTCAACACCGACCTGCTGTACACCATTGAGTTGGGTCATGGCCTGAACGTTGCTGAATGTATGGCGCATTCCGCGCTGGCTCGTAAGGAATCACGTGGCGCACACCAACGTCTGGACGAAGGTTGCACCGAGCGTGACGACGTCAACTTCCTCAAACATACTCTCGCCTTCCGCGATGCTGATGGCACGACTCGCCTCGACTATAGCGACGTGAAAATCACCACGCTGCCGCCTGCAAAACGTGTTTACGGTGCGGAAGCGGAAGCAGCCGATAAGAAGGAGAAGGCGTAA